The following proteins are encoded in a genomic region of Xanthomonas cassavae CFBP 4642:
- a CDS encoding LacI family DNA-binding transcriptional regulator, protein MAKPSERTPPNARPQMADIARMAGVSESTVSRALAGSPVVAERTRAYIKQIAADAGYQVDPVARSLRAKRSNTVSVAVPMMHALDQPLSDPFLMTMLALLAEELTGRGYSMLLSKLDRHQDGWVEQLARGSRSDGVIVLGQSSEHAALDQAARDGLPMAVWGSRIDGQSYISVGSDNFQGGALATEHLIASGRQRIAFLGDDQLPEVAPRFAGYRHALEQHGLEFDTRLHARSHFVSEDAYRLTRAMLKKTDPPDGLFAASDVIAVGAIRALVEAGHRVPQDISLVGFDDIPLAAYSQPPLTTVRQDLHLAARLLVDKLLALIVGDTVESVEMPVKLVVRESA, encoded by the coding sequence ATGGCCAAACCTTCAGAACGCACCCCACCCAATGCCCGCCCGCAGATGGCCGACATTGCCCGCATGGCGGGTGTGTCCGAGTCCACCGTGTCGCGCGCATTGGCCGGCAGTCCGGTGGTGGCCGAGCGTACCCGCGCCTACATCAAGCAGATCGCCGCCGATGCCGGCTACCAGGTCGACCCGGTCGCGCGCAGCCTGCGCGCCAAACGCTCCAACACGGTGAGCGTGGCGGTGCCGATGATGCATGCGCTGGATCAACCACTGTCCGACCCGTTCCTGATGACCATGCTGGCGCTGCTGGCCGAAGAACTCACCGGCCGCGGCTACAGCATGCTGCTGTCCAAGCTGGACCGGCATCAGGATGGCTGGGTGGAACAGCTCGCACGCGGCAGCCGCTCCGATGGGGTGATCGTGCTGGGACAAAGTTCCGAACACGCCGCGCTGGACCAGGCCGCGCGCGATGGCCTGCCGATGGCGGTGTGGGGCAGCCGCATCGATGGGCAGTCGTACATCAGCGTGGGCAGCGACAATTTCCAGGGCGGCGCGCTCGCCACCGAACACCTGATCGCCAGCGGCCGCCAGCGCATCGCCTTCCTCGGCGATGACCAGCTACCGGAGGTGGCGCCGCGCTTTGCCGGCTACCGTCATGCGCTGGAACAGCATGGGCTGGAGTTCGACACCCGGCTGCATGCGCGCAGCCATTTCGTCAGCGAAGATGCCTACCGCCTGACCCGCGCCATGCTCAAGAAGACCGACCCGCCGGATGGCCTGTTCGCCGCTTCCGACGTGATTGCCGTGGGCGCGATCCGCGCCCTGGTCGAGGCCGGACACCGCGTACCGCAGGACATCTCGCTGGTGGGCTTCGACGACATCCCACTGGCCGCCTACAGCCAGCCGCCGCTGACCACGGTGCGGCAGGATCTCCACCTGGCCGCGCGCCTGCTGGTGGACAAGCTGTTGGCGCTGATCGTGGGCGACACAGTGGAATCGGTTGAAATGCCGGTGAAACTGGTGGTGCGCGAGTCGGCGTGA
- the phbB gene encoding acetoacetyl-CoA reductase: protein MTLRIAYVTSGMGSVGTAICQKLARSGHTVVAGCGPNSPRKSAWLREQREQGFDFVASEGNAADWDSTVAAFAKVKAEVGEIDVLVNNAGGSRDTLFRQMSRDDWNAVIASNLHSLFNITKQVVDGMTSRGWGRIVNIGSVSAHKGQIGQINFATAKAAMHGFSRALAQEVASRGVTVNTISPGYIASASISSFPPDVLDRLATSVPVRRLGKPSEVAGLCTWLASDDAAYVTGADYAVNGGLYMG from the coding sequence ATGACTCTCCGCATCGCATACGTCACCAGCGGCATGGGCAGTGTCGGTACCGCGATTTGCCAGAAGCTGGCGCGCAGCGGGCATACCGTGGTGGCCGGTTGCGGCCCCAATTCGCCGCGCAAGTCGGCCTGGTTGCGTGAGCAGCGCGAGCAAGGCTTCGACTTCGTCGCCTCCGAAGGCAATGCCGCCGACTGGGATTCCACCGTCGCCGCGTTTGCCAAGGTCAAGGCCGAAGTGGGCGAGATCGATGTGCTGGTCAATAACGCCGGCGGCAGCCGCGACACCTTGTTCCGGCAGATGAGCCGCGACGACTGGAATGCGGTGATCGCCAGCAACCTGCATTCGCTGTTCAACATCACCAAGCAGGTGGTCGACGGCATGACCTCGCGCGGCTGGGGGCGCATCGTCAATATCGGTTCGGTCAGCGCGCACAAGGGCCAGATCGGGCAGATCAATTTCGCCACCGCCAAGGCGGCCATGCATGGCTTCAGCCGTGCACTGGCGCAGGAGGTCGCCTCGCGCGGGGTCACCGTCAACACCATTTCGCCCGGCTATATCGCCAGCGCCTCGATCAGCAGCTTTCCACCGGACGTGCTCGACCGCCTGGCCACCTCGGTGCCGGTACGCCGCCTGGGCAAGCCCTCGGAAGTGGCCGGCCTGTGCACCTGGCTGGCGTCTGACGATGCCGCGTACGTCACCGGTGCCGACTACGCGGTCAACGGCGGCCTCTACATGGGTTGA
- a CDS encoding response regulator transcription factor gives MRLLLVEDNADLADAIVRRMRRSGHAVDWQADGVAAASVLRYQSFDLVVLDIGLPKLDGLRVLAGMRERGDTTPVLMLTARDGIEDRVQALDVGADDYLGKPFDFREFEARCRVLLRRNRGQASEVVQIGRFVFDNAAHTVTLDGAPIELPNREYRLLEILIGRLGQVVGKDEIGNGLFGFDDDAGPNAIELYVGRLRRKLASAPLRIVTVRGTGYKLEGADPHAPVEPGSDG, from the coding sequence ATGCGCCTGCTCCTAGTCGAAGACAATGCCGACCTCGCCGATGCCATCGTGCGGCGGATGCGTCGTAGCGGGCATGCGGTGGATTGGCAGGCCGATGGGGTGGCGGCAGCCAGCGTGTTGCGCTATCAGAGTTTCGATCTGGTGGTGCTGGATATCGGCCTGCCCAAGCTCGACGGTCTGCGCGTGTTGGCCGGGATGCGCGAGCGTGGCGACACCACGCCGGTGCTGATGCTGACCGCGCGCGACGGCATCGAAGATCGCGTGCAGGCACTGGATGTCGGCGCCGACGACTACCTGGGCAAGCCGTTCGATTTCCGCGAGTTCGAAGCGCGCTGTCGCGTGCTGCTGCGGCGCAATCGTGGCCAGGCCAGCGAGGTGGTGCAGATCGGCAGATTTGTGTTCGACAACGCCGCACATACGGTGACCCTCGATGGCGCGCCGATCGAACTGCCCAACCGCGAATACCGTCTGCTGGAAATCCTGATCGGGCGCCTGGGGCAGGTGGTGGGCAAGGACGAGATCGGCAACGGCCTGTTCGGCTTCGACGACGATGCCGGACCCAATGCGATCGAGCTGTATGTGGGCCGTCTGCGGCGCAAGCTGGCAAGCGCGCCGTTGCGCATCGTCACCGTGCGCGGCACCGGCTACAAGCTGGAAGGAGCCGACCCGCATGCACCGGTGGAGCCGGGTAGCGATGGCTGA
- a CDS encoding sensor histidine kinase — MAEPLTAAPSIRRTLLLYLGSLSLLGAVVLFFAARDYGERAANRSYDHLLVSSALSIIDSVALVGGDWQVDLPYASLDLLGMAPEDRVFYRVFDAQGRTITGEDTLPLPAQPPSDERPVLFDAQYSGEPVRFAVVMHRVASASEQGEVRVQVGQTRRARDAVARDVVLNALIAIGVLSLLALGLVWLGVYRALRPLQRIERDLSRREPSDLKPLSVPAPQEMQLMVTALNRFMARLSSSNETLRAFMAEAAHQMRTPLAALRAQAQLAMDDDDPREMQRSLAAIERNASHMSRLLNQLLSDASVIHRANLQRFATVDLAEVLHQALHEALPRSEGAPRVQLAIDSQPALLRGDALLLREALKNLIDNACKYGGGAPLQVALTSDGHQHVLTIADHGPGIPAAEAERVFERFVRGPDAPAGGAGLGLAIVKRVVQAHGGHIDLANRIGGGLIASLHFPGGNA, encoded by the coding sequence ATGGCTGAGCCGCTGACGGCGGCGCCGTCGATCCGGCGCACCTTGCTGCTGTACCTGGGCAGCCTGTCGCTGCTGGGCGCGGTGGTGCTGTTCTTTGCCGCGCGCGATTACGGCGAGCGCGCGGCCAATCGTTCCTATGACCACCTGCTGGTGTCGTCGGCGCTGTCCATCATCGACAGCGTGGCATTGGTCGGTGGCGACTGGCAGGTGGATCTGCCGTATGCCTCGCTGGACCTGCTCGGCATGGCGCCGGAAGATCGTGTGTTCTATCGCGTCTTCGATGCGCAGGGCCGTACCATCACCGGCGAGGACACCTTGCCGCTGCCGGCGCAGCCCCCCAGCGATGAGCGGCCGGTGCTGTTCGATGCGCAGTACAGCGGCGAGCCGGTGCGCTTTGCGGTGGTGATGCATCGGGTGGCTTCCGCCTCCGAGCAGGGCGAGGTGCGCGTGCAGGTCGGCCAGACCAGGCGTGCACGCGATGCGGTGGCGCGCGATGTGGTGCTCAATGCCTTGATCGCGATCGGGGTGTTGTCGCTGCTGGCGCTGGGCCTGGTGTGGCTGGGCGTGTACCGCGCGTTGCGACCGTTGCAACGGATCGAGCGCGATCTGTCGCGGCGCGAGCCGTCCGACCTCAAGCCCCTGAGCGTGCCGGCGCCGCAGGAAATGCAGCTGATGGTGACCGCGCTCAATCGCTTCATGGCGCGGCTGTCGTCCAGCAACGAGACCTTGCGTGCGTTCATGGCCGAAGCCGCGCACCAGATGCGCACGCCGCTGGCCGCCTTGCGTGCGCAGGCGCAGCTGGCCATGGACGACGACGACCCGCGCGAGATGCAGCGCAGCCTGGCCGCGATCGAGCGCAACGCCAGCCACATGAGCCGCTTGCTCAACCAGTTGCTCAGCGATGCCAGCGTGATCCATCGCGCCAACCTGCAGCGCTTCGCCACCGTGGATCTGGCCGAGGTACTGCACCAGGCGCTGCACGAGGCCTTGCCGCGCAGCGAGGGCGCACCGCGCGTGCAATTGGCCATCGACTCGCAACCGGCGCTGCTGCGTGGCGATGCGCTGCTGCTACGCGAAGCGCTCAAGAACCTGATCGACAACGCCTGCAAGTACGGCGGTGGCGCGCCGCTGCAGGTGGCTCTGACCAGCGACGGACATCAGCACGTGCTCACCATCGCCGACCATGGCCCCGGCATCCCGGCCGCCGAAGCCGAGCGCGTGTTCGAGCGGTTCGTACGCGGTCCGGACGCACCTGCCGGCGGCGCCGGGCTGGGGCTGGCCATCGTCAAGCGCGTGGTGCAGGCGCATGGCGGGCACATCGATCTGGCCAACCGGATCGGCGGTGGCCTGATCGCCTCGCTGCATTTTCCTGGAGGAAACGCATGA
- a CDS encoding MFS transporter, with protein sequence MSSTATPFSFARILALNAGFFGVQYSFGLQQSNMSPIYNYLGADHASLPYLWLAGPITGLVLQPFVGAWSDRTVTRWGRRMPYMVLGALVCSLCLLAMPFSTALWMAVCLLWVLDAANNVAMEPYRALVSDVLAPPQRPLGYLTQSAFTGLAQTLAYLTPPVLVWMGMNQDAANAHHIPYVTIAAFVIGAGFSAASILLTARSVREPVILPAEIERMRQPGAGLGAVVREIGGALRDMPPTMRQLAPVMLFQWYAIFCYWQYIVLSLSTTLFGTTDATSHGFREAGLVNGQIGGFYNFIAFLAAFAMVPVVRRFGPKYTHAACLLAAGVGMWVLPGIENRWLLLLPMIGIGLAWASMMGNPYLMLADSIPPERTGVYMGLFNLFIVLPMLIQIVTLPLYYDRLLHGDPRKVIQLAGALMLAAAVAMLCVQVRKSKVILADS encoded by the coding sequence ATGTCGTCGACCGCGACCCCGTTTTCCTTCGCGCGCATCCTGGCGCTCAACGCCGGATTTTTCGGCGTGCAATACAGTTTCGGGCTGCAGCAGAGCAACATGAGCCCGATCTACAACTACCTGGGCGCCGACCACGCCAGCCTGCCGTACCTGTGGCTGGCCGGGCCGATCACCGGCCTGGTGCTGCAGCCGTTCGTGGGTGCGTGGAGCGACCGCACGGTGACCCGCTGGGGCCGCCGCATGCCGTACATGGTGCTGGGCGCGCTGGTGTGCAGCCTGTGCCTGCTGGCGATGCCGTTCAGTACCGCGCTGTGGATGGCGGTGTGCCTGCTGTGGGTGCTGGATGCGGCCAACAACGTGGCGATGGAGCCTTACCGTGCATTGGTCAGCGACGTGCTGGCGCCGCCGCAGCGGCCGTTGGGCTATCTCACGCAAAGCGCATTCACCGGCCTGGCGCAGACACTGGCGTATCTCACTCCGCCCGTGCTGGTGTGGATGGGCATGAACCAGGACGCCGCCAATGCGCACCATATTCCGTACGTCACCATCGCCGCGTTCGTGATCGGCGCGGGGTTTTCGGCTGCCTCCATCCTGCTCACCGCGCGCAGCGTGCGCGAGCCGGTCATCCTGCCGGCCGAGATCGAGCGCATGCGCCAGCCCGGTGCCGGCCTGGGTGCGGTGGTGCGCGAGATCGGCGGCGCGTTGCGCGACATGCCACCGACCATGCGCCAGCTGGCGCCGGTGATGCTGTTCCAGTGGTATGCGATCTTCTGCTACTGGCAATACATCGTGCTGTCGCTGTCGACCACCTTGTTCGGCACCACCGACGCCACCTCGCACGGCTTCCGCGAGGCGGGCCTGGTCAACGGGCAGATCGGCGGTTTCTACAATTTCATCGCGTTCCTGGCGGCCTTTGCGATGGTGCCGGTGGTGCGCCGCTTCGGCCCCAAGTACACGCATGCCGCGTGCCTGCTGGCGGCCGGCGTCGGCATGTGGGTGTTGCCGGGTATCGAGAACCGCTGGCTCCTGCTGCTGCCGATGATCGGCATTGGCCTGGCCTGGGCCAGCATGATGGGCAACCCCTACCTGATGCTGGCCGACAGCATTCCACCCGAGCGCACCGGTGTGTACATGGGTCTGTTCAACCTGTTTATCGTGCTGCCGATGCTGATCCAGATCGTCACCCTGCCGCTGTATTACGACCGGTTATTGCACGGCGACCCACGCAAGGTGATCCAACTGGCTGGTGCGCTGATGCTCGCCGCGGCGGTGGCGATGCTGTGTGTGCAGGTCCGCAAGTCGAAAGTGATCTTGGCAGATTCGTAG
- a CDS encoding response regulator, protein MADLTILVADDHPLFRAAVIHVLQQTLPQAQVVEASSAATLSTMLRSHPHAELVLLDLAMPGARGFSALLHVRGEHPDIPVVVISSNDHPRVIRRAQQFGAAGFIPKSTPAETIGTAVASVLDGGTWFPPMTAERSEADAQLAAKLAQLTPQQFRVLLSLADGLLNKQIAHELGLAENTVKVHVTAILKKLDCYSRTQAAVLVKALEPEGEG, encoded by the coding sequence ATGGCCGATCTCACCATTCTCGTCGCCGACGACCACCCGTTGTTCCGTGCTGCGGTGATCCATGTGCTGCAGCAGACCCTGCCGCAGGCGCAGGTCGTGGAAGCCTCCAGCGCTGCCACGCTGAGCACGATGCTGCGCTCGCATCCGCATGCCGAACTGGTGCTGCTGGATCTGGCCATGCCGGGCGCGCGCGGCTTCTCGGCGCTGCTGCATGTGCGTGGCGAGCATCCGGACATCCCGGTGGTGGTGATCTCGTCCAACGATCACCCGCGGGTGATCCGGCGCGCGCAGCAGTTCGGTGCGGCCGGCTTCATTCCCAAGTCCACGCCGGCCGAAACGATCGGCACCGCCGTGGCCAGCGTGCTGGATGGCGGCACCTGGTTTCCGCCGATGACGGCCGAACGCTCCGAAGCCGATGCGCAGCTGGCCGCCAAGCTTGCCCAGCTCACCCCGCAGCAGTTCCGCGTGTTGCTGAGCCTGGCCGACGGTTTGCTCAACAAGCAGATTGCCCATGAGCTGGGGCTGGCCGAAAACACCGTCAAGGTGCACGTCACCGCCATCCTGAAAAAGCTGGATTGCTACAGCCGCACGCAGGCGGCGGTGCTGGTCAAGGCGCTGGAGCCGGAAGGCGAGGGTTAG
- a CDS encoding ABC transporter substrate-binding protein, with amino-acid sequence MRAAWLLVLLLLQGVAAAAPGDVRRFPARGVAQAQLRVQGSTDLEVFAAVIQDYQRLHPSTEVVYEDVIAWDIYDHYLHPGGNAIQADMLISASMDLQTKLVNDGHALAHRSAQTEALPAWAQWRHEVFGISYEPVAIVYNTRKLDPARVPRTRRQLLALLRAPDAPLRGKVGTYDVERSGVGYLFATQDGQVGSIAGALLAALGANQVRLEERTGTLLDRVSRGELLLAYNVLGSYAQTRIDAGAPLGIVQPQDYTLVALRTAVIPKTAPHAPEARRFLDYLLSPRGQQVLSREARLMPILPAAGGRGGSAQPPFRPIPLGPGLLVYLDKFKRRQFLEAWRASTQPPR; translated from the coding sequence ATGCGTGCGGCATGGCTACTGGTGTTGTTGCTGCTGCAAGGTGTTGCTGCTGCGGCGCCGGGCGACGTGCGACGGTTTCCGGCACGCGGCGTCGCACAGGCGCAGCTGCGCGTGCAGGGCTCCACCGACCTGGAGGTGTTTGCGGCGGTGATCCAGGACTACCAGCGCCTGCATCCCAGCACCGAAGTGGTGTACGAGGACGTGATTGCCTGGGACATTTACGATCACTACCTGCACCCGGGCGGAAACGCGATTCAGGCGGACATGCTGATCAGTGCCAGCATGGATCTGCAGACCAAGCTGGTGAACGATGGCCACGCACTGGCGCACCGTTCTGCGCAAACCGAGGCGTTGCCGGCCTGGGCGCAGTGGCGGCACGAGGTGTTCGGCATCAGCTACGAGCCGGTTGCCATCGTCTACAACACGCGCAAGCTCGATCCCGCGCGAGTGCCGCGCACACGGCGCCAGTTGCTGGCACTGCTGCGCGCACCGGATGCGCCATTGCGCGGCAAGGTGGGTACCTACGATGTGGAGCGCAGTGGCGTGGGCTATCTGTTCGCCACCCAGGACGGCCAGGTGGGCAGCATCGCCGGCGCGCTGCTGGCCGCGTTGGGGGCAAACCAGGTCAGGCTGGAAGAGCGCACCGGGACCCTGCTCGATCGCGTCAGCCGCGGCGAGTTGTTGCTGGCCTACAACGTGCTCGGGTCCTACGCGCAGACGCGCATCGATGCCGGCGCGCCGCTGGGGATCGTGCAGCCGCAGGACTACACGCTGGTGGCGCTGCGCACCGCGGTGATTCCCAAGACCGCACCGCATGCGCCCGAGGCGCGCAGGTTCCTGGACTACCTGCTGTCGCCGCGCGGCCAGCAGGTGCTGTCGCGCGAAGCGCGGCTGATGCCGATCCTGCCGGCGGCCGGCGGTCGCGGCGGTTCGGCGCAACCACCGTTCCGGCCGATCCCGCTCGGCCCTGGCCTGCTGGTGTATCTGGACAAATTCAAGCGACGCCAGTTTCTGGAGGCCTGGCGCGCGAGCACGCAGCCGCCGCGTTAG
- a CDS encoding OprO/OprP family phosphate-selective porin, translating to MNNDTLRLRAFTACAAICLAPATHAANEGGPVTAEVGGRVHWDFTMFDNDDRGTPERNDTQFRRIWLDVAGKFYGFNYKAEAEFAGLQYEPGSRGILARDVYIARKFAAGTLTVGQFKQYFSLDDRTGSNYGPFLERGYAATTLAPIYRKAISWQANRPDATWSTALYSLESIDNSATKGRALGTRLTFAPEMGEARLRHLGVSLAHERYAHPGSAGTAPLLIRPRPENDLANNSRITLARFADGRDTDFDKWSLEYAEVLGPWSWQSEFSGGLLDDGSQHAKLLASYGLVSWFVTGESRGYDRKTGRFSRIATPNHRHGAFELALRYDYMRGDQHLDGQPNFIDASTQSWTLGGNWYFKPNLRVMLNVIDSRNRDRTMNAVVDHTLAMTGRFQYDF from the coding sequence GTGAACAACGACACTTTGCGTCTGCGTGCTTTCACCGCCTGCGCGGCGATCTGCCTGGCACCGGCGACGCATGCAGCCAATGAGGGCGGCCCGGTCACTGCCGAAGTGGGCGGGCGTGTGCATTGGGACTTCACCATGTTCGACAACGACGACCGTGGTACGCCCGAGCGCAACGACACCCAGTTCCGCCGCATCTGGCTGGATGTCGCCGGTAAGTTCTACGGGTTCAACTACAAGGCCGAGGCGGAATTCGCCGGCCTGCAGTACGAACCCGGCAGCCGCGGCATCCTGGCACGCGATGTCTATATCGCCAGGAAGTTCGCGGCCGGCACGCTGACCGTGGGGCAGTTCAAGCAGTACTTCTCGCTGGACGACCGCACCGGCTCCAACTACGGTCCGTTCCTGGAACGCGGCTATGCGGCCACCACACTGGCGCCGATCTACCGCAAGGCGATCTCCTGGCAGGCCAATCGCCCGGATGCGACCTGGTCCACGGCACTCTACAGCCTGGAAAGCATCGACAATTCGGCCACCAAGGGTCGCGCATTGGGTACGCGCCTGACCTTCGCACCGGAAATGGGCGAGGCGCGCCTGCGTCATCTGGGTGTCTCCCTGGCGCACGAGCGCTACGCGCATCCCGGCAGCGCCGGCACGGCGCCGCTGCTGATCCGCCCGCGCCCGGAAAACGATCTGGCCAACAACAGCCGCATCACCCTGGCACGGTTTGCCGATGGCCGCGATACCGATTTCGACAAGTGGTCGCTGGAGTATGCCGAAGTGCTGGGCCCATGGTCGTGGCAGAGCGAATTCAGCGGCGGCCTGCTCGACGATGGCAGCCAGCATGCCAAGCTGCTGGCCAGCTATGGCCTGGTCAGCTGGTTCGTCACCGGCGAATCGCGCGGCTACGACCGCAAGACCGGTCGCTTCAGCCGCATCGCCACGCCCAACCACCGCCATGGCGCGTTCGAACTGGCCTTGCGCTACGACTACATGCGCGGCGACCAGCACCTGGATGGCCAGCCCAATTTCATCGATGCCAGCACCCAGTCGTGGACGCTGGGCGGCAACTGGTATTTCAAACCAAACCTGCGGGTGATGCTCAACGTCATCGATAGCCGCAACCGCGACCGCACCATGAATGCAGTGGTGGACCACACGCTGGCGATGACCGGCCGCTTCCAGTACGACTTCTGA
- a CDS encoding CitMHS family transporter, which translates to MLTALGFGMVITFMYLIMSKRLSPLVALITVPIVFALLGGFGTGINEMMLDGIKKIAPTGVMLMFAILYFGVMIDAGLFDPLVGRILRLVKGDPLKIVMGTAILAMLISLDGDGSTTYMITVSAMLPLYQRLGMNALNLTCVTILASGVMNLTPWGGPTARAATALHVDPADVFVPLVPAMAMAIAGILMLAWYLGMRERHRLGVVRLPADGNWLDTSIPEESDALPRVEDTEDMKRPKLLWVNLLLTLALMAALVVGVLPMPVLFMIGFALALMINYPNLAEQRRRLVNHAGNVLSVVSLIFAAGIFTGILSNTGMVEAMSRSFLAIIPDSWGPYLAVITAIVSMPFTFFMSNDAFYFGVLPILSEAAGHYGITPVEMARASLAGQPVHLLSPLVPSTYLLVGLAKVDFADHQRFTLKWAVLISLVMLGGGLVFGLFPLAR; encoded by the coding sequence ATGCTGACCGCGCTCGGTTTCGGAATGGTGATCACTTTCATGTACCTGATCATGAGCAAGCGGCTGTCGCCGCTGGTGGCTCTGATCACGGTGCCGATCGTGTTCGCACTGCTGGGCGGCTTCGGCACCGGCATCAACGAGATGATGCTCGATGGCATCAAGAAGATCGCGCCCACCGGTGTGATGCTGATGTTCGCCATCCTCTACTTCGGGGTGATGATCGATGCGGGCCTGTTCGATCCGCTGGTCGGGCGCATCCTGCGCCTGGTCAAGGGCGACCCGCTGAAGATCGTGATGGGCACGGCGATCCTGGCGATGCTGATCTCGCTCGATGGCGACGGCTCCACCACCTACATGATCACCGTGTCGGCAATGCTGCCGTTGTACCAACGCCTGGGCATGAACGCACTCAACCTCACCTGCGTGACCATCCTGGCCAGCGGCGTGATGAACCTGACCCCGTGGGGCGGCCCCACGGCGCGTGCCGCCACTGCCCTGCATGTGGATCCGGCCGATGTGTTCGTGCCGCTGGTGCCGGCGATGGCGATGGCGATCGCCGGCATCCTCATGCTGGCCTGGTATCTGGGCATGCGCGAACGGCACCGCCTGGGCGTGGTGCGCCTGCCGGCCGACGGCAACTGGCTGGACACCAGCATCCCCGAAGAAAGCGATGCACTGCCGCGCGTGGAAGACACTGAGGACATGAAGCGACCCAAGCTGCTATGGGTGAACCTGCTCCTGACCCTGGCGCTGATGGCCGCGCTGGTGGTCGGCGTGCTGCCGATGCCGGTATTGTTCATGATCGGCTTCGCGCTGGCGCTGATGATCAACTACCCCAACCTGGCCGAGCAGCGCCGCCGTCTGGTCAACCATGCAGGCAATGTGTTGTCGGTGGTGTCGCTGATCTTCGCTGCCGGCATCTTCACCGGCATCCTGTCCAATACCGGCATGGTCGAAGCGATGTCGCGCAGTTTTCTCGCCATCATTCCCGACAGCTGGGGTCCGTACCTGGCGGTGATCACCGCCATCGTCAGCATGCCGTTCACGTTCTTCATGTCCAACGACGCGTTCTATTTCGGCGTGCTGCCGATCCTGTCCGAAGCCGCTGGCCACTACGGCATCACCCCGGTGGAAATGGCGCGCGCCTCGCTGGCCGGCCAGCCGGTGCACCTGCTCAGTCCCCTGGTGCCCTCGACCTACCTGCTGGTGGGCCTGGCCAAGGTCGACTTCGCCGACCACCAACGCTTCACGCTGAAGTGGGCGGTGCTGATCTCGCTGGTGATGCTGGGCGGCGGGTTGGTGTTTGGCTTGTTTCCGTTGGCGCGCTGA